One genomic window of Monodelphis domestica isolate mMonDom1 chromosome 1, mMonDom1.pri, whole genome shotgun sequence includes the following:
- the PDIA6 gene encoding protein disulfide-isomerase A6, protein MIGLRLGLISCAFFLGVNGLYSSSDDVIELTPSSFNREVIQSNSLWLIEFYAPWCGHCQRLAPEWKKAATALKDIVKVGAVDADKHQSLGGQYGVQGFPTIKIFGSNKNRPEDYQGGRTGEAIIDAALSSLRQLVKERLGGRSGGYSSSRNEGSGKKDVIELTDDTFDKNVLDSDDVWLVEFYAPWCGHCKNLEPEWAAAATEVKEQTKGKVKLAAVDATVNQALTSRYGIGGFPTIKIFQKGEPPVDYSGGRTRSDIVSHALDLFSDNAPPPELLEIVDEAVAKKTCEEHQLCVVAVLPHILDTGAAGRNSYLEVLLKLAEKYKKKLWGWLWTEAGAQYELENALGIGGFGYPAMAAINTRKMKFALLKGSFSEQGINEFLRDLSVGRGSTAPVGGGVFPKISTVAPWDGKDGELPIEDDIDLSDVELDDLGKDEL, encoded by the exons GATTGATAAGCTGTGCCTTCTTTCTGGGTGTAAATGGTTTATATTCCTCTAGTGATGATGTGATAGAATTGACTCCTTCCAGTTTCAACCGTGAAGTTATTCAGAGTAACAGTTTGTGGCTCATAGAATTCTATGCTCCATG GTGTGGTCATTGCCAAAGGTTAGCACCAGAATGGAAGAAAGCAGCAACAGCATTAAAA GATATAGTGAAAGTTGGTGCAGTTGATGCAGATAAACATCAGTCCTTAGGTGGACAGTATGGAGTCCAAGGATTTCCCACTATTAAGATATTTGGATCCAACAAAAATAGACCAGAAGATTACCAGG GTGGTAGAACTGGTGAAGCTATTATAGATGCTGCCCTTAGTTCTTTACGACAACTGGTAAAGGAACGCCTTGGTGGAAGAAGTGGTGGATATAGTTCT AGTCGAAATGAAGGTTCAGGCAAGAAGGATGTGATTGAACTAACAGACGACACTTTTGATAAAAATGTACTTGACAGTGATGATGTTTGGTTGGTGGAGTTTTATGCTCCTTGGTGTGGGCATTGCAAAAA CTTAGAACCTGAATGGGCAGCTGCAGCCACAGAAGTAAAGGAGCAGACAAAAGGAAAAGTGAAGCTAGCTGCTGTAGATGCTACAGTAAATCAGGCATTGACTAGCCGATATGGG ATTGGAGGATTTCCCACAATCAAGATTTTCCAAAAAGGAGAACCACCTGTGGATTATAGTGGTGGGAGGACAAGATCTGACATAGTTTCCCATGCTCTAGATTTATTTTCTGATAATGCTCCACCACCTGAGCTCCTTGAG ATTGTTGATGAAGCAGTGGCAAAGAAAACTTGTGAAGAACACCAGCTCTGTGTAGTTGCTGTATTACCTCATATTCTTGATACTG GAGCAGCAGGTAGAAATTCTTACTTGGAAGTTCTGCTAAAAttagcagagaaatacaaaaagaaattgtgGGG ATGGCTGTGGACAGAAGCTGGAGCTCAGTATGAGCTTGAGAATGCACTGGGGATAGGAGGTTTTGGATACCCTGCAATGGCAGCTATCAATACACGGAAGATGAAATTTGCTCTTTTGAAAGGATCTTTCAGTGAGCAAGGCATCAATGAGTTTCTCAG AGATTTATCTGTTGGTCGTGGCTCCACGGCACCAGTAGGTGGTGGTGTTTTCCCTAAAATAAGCACAGTAGCCCCTTGGGATGGCAAAGATGGTGAG CttcccattgaagatgatattgaCCTCAGCGATGTAGAACTTGACGACTTAGGAAAAGATGAGTTGTGA